The following is a genomic window from Chryseobacterium ginsenosidimutans.
TAAACAGTCTGGATGATATCTACACTTTTAGAAATCAGCTTCATCAGACATTAGAAAATTATAATTAAACCATGAAAAAACTATTACCATTCATCATAATTACCTTCAGTTTATTTCTTTTAAATTCTTGTGTAAAAGCAAATGACAACATCGGACACGACGGAAGATGCACAGGTTCTGCCTATTGCTCTGCGTGTAAAAATTGCTCAGGATGCGGACATTGCAACAGTGGCGGAACTTGTGGAGTTTGCGGAGGAGGTTCTTCGGGAAGAAGTTCATCTTCAGAAAATTCTTCAAAAAGAAGCAAATCCAATAAACACAAAACTTCAGAGTCGCATAAATCTTCAAAAATCAAATCCAATAAACCTCCAAAAGTTTTTATTGATGAGGTGAACGTGAATGTGAATTACAACAACAAATATATTGCAGGAATTACAACGACAAATATTTACGAAAAGCCTTCTGTTAAATCTAAAGTAATAACTAAGGTTTCCAAAAATGAAAAGCTGATTCAACTTTCTAAAGAAGGTTCATGGTACAAAGTACAGGTAAAATCAACCGGTAAGAAAGGATATGTTTTTTATAAAGATGTAAAATAACTAAAAACAAAATAACATGAACTTAAAGAATTTTTTAAATGAAGAACAAGACCCAAAAGCCGTAGAAAAGCTTTTGGGAAGAATCAACAGTCTTCTTACTTCACAGGAGTTTGTAGAATATATTGCTGTTCAAAAGAAACCCGTTCTCAATCTTTCGCCGGATTGTATTGCGTTGACTAACAGAAGAATCATTTTCTGCAGACCTAAAAACTTCGGTTTTTCGATGGATTTTCAGGATTATAGTTGGGTAGATGTTGCAGACTGTCATATTAAGGAAGGAATCGTCGGCTCAACTTTCATGATGAAAACCACAAGAAATCTCACCAATATGATGGATTATCTTCCAAAAAACCAAGCCCGAAAACTTTATCAATATGCCCAGGAAATTGAAGAACAAATGAGAGGCGTTAGAAGAGAGAAGGATTTGGAAACCAGAAGAGCTTCAGCCGGTGGTGTTACAGTAAATAATGCAACTCCCATTATTACACATCCTCAACAATTTCAGCAACAGCAAAAACCTTTACTAATAGAAAATGAAGATCCTTTTGCCCTTTTGCAAAAACTAAAAGGCTTAATGGAAAACGGGATTATTTCTCCGGAAGAATTTGAAGAAAAAAAGAACCAAATTTTATCAAGAGTTTAAAATTATGAGATCAAAACTTACTACAGCATTACTTGCTTTTTTCCTCGGAGGATTAGGCATTCACAGATTTTATTTAGGTCAAAATAAATTGGGATTATTATACCTTTTGTTTTGTTGGACATTCATTCCTACGTTAATCTCAGTTTTAGATTTCTTCATTTTCATTTTTATGTCTGAAGATAATTTCAATTACAAATACAATCTTAAAACAGGATTTTAAAAACTTAAAAAATGAAACCATTTCTCACTTTCTGTGCGCTGTGTTGTTTCATCGGTATTTTCAGGCTTCCCATAGAATATTATACTTTTCTCAGAATTCTTGTTTCCATCGGAGCTTTATTAGTTTTATACAATACGCTAAGCTTTAAACAACATTATTTCAGTATAATTTTTCTTGTTATTTTGATACTTTTCAATCCCGTTTTTCCCATTTATCTGTATCGGAAAAGTGTATGGATTCCGATTGATACTGTTACAGGAATTTTATTTCTGCTGATCAATTTTATAGAAAAATTAGAACCGAAAAAGGAAGAAGAAATTACCGAAGAAACCTCTGAACATTCAACACCAATACATCAAAGAACCGTTTCAAGGGACAGAATTATCAATCCTAAAAAAACAAAAGAAGACTAAAAAAACAACATGGAAAACAATCAAATTACTGAAAATCTTAAAGCTCATTTTTTAAGGCTTTATCAAATGGCAATTTGCGATGATGATTTCAGTGCTTTAGAACTGAAAATGCTTTATAAATGTGCAGAGGAAAGAGGAATTTCATCAAAAAATTTAGACGAAATCCTTTTAAATCCGATCAATTTGAAATCTCTTGTTCCTCAGACTATCGAAGAAAAAGTAGATTATCTGTATGATCTTACCGTAATGATCTGGGCAGACGGAATTGTTTCCCCAAACGAATATTCTGCGATGGAAAAATACGTTCTGATGTTCGGTTTTTTGGAAGAAAACGTCAACGCAATCGTTGATTATCTGATTGAAGCCGTGAAAATCGGAAAGAATAAAAGTGAAATTTTATATGAATTAAAAAACTAATATACTATGGATACGACCAGTATAAAAAATTTATTTAAATTAAAGTCAGTTCCGATTGAGAAACCCAAAGAGGAAACTATTTCAAAAACGGAAACTGATCCCAACGGAGAATCTCTCGAAGAAAGCAGAAAAAGAACCTATCATGAGTCGGGATACAGAGACAGCTCCAGAACAAGTGGAAACCACTCTACTCTATCAATTTGTCTCGATGCCGTTTACTCAAAATTTCAAAACGAGGAAAAAGAAATGGTTGAAAAACAGCAAAAACTCAAAGAATCTTATGTAAACGAACAAAAGAATCGCGAAACAGAAATAAAATCTTTAACCGTTTCACAGGAAACCAAAGAGGACTTACTAAAAAGTAAAAATAAAGAAGTTGAGAATCATCAAAATACGATTGAAACTTTAAAATCTGAAATCTTAGATTTACCCAGAAATCCTGAGAAATACAATGTAAAAGCGACAAGAGGAGCTTCAGCAAAATTCTTGATTGGTGTAGTTCTTTTGATTCCGATAACTTTATATTTAGGCACATTTTATATTTCAACATCTTATTCCGCATTTTTTAAAATTTTTGATGCAAAAAGCACCGTAATCCAAAGTGTTTTAGATGCAAATGCTTGGGAAAAAGCTAGGAATGATGGCTTTATTGAAGTTGCATTTGTTACTTTAATCCCGTTTGTATTTCTTGGATTGGGCTTTTTGATTCACATGTTCGGAGAAAATAAAACCAAAGCCAATTATACTAAATTGGGGTTATTATTCATTGTAACTTTTATTTTCGACTCGATTTTAGCCTACGAGATTGAATCGAAATTATATGAATTAAATAGAACTTTTGATTCTGTTCCATTTGATCTTAAAATAGCTTTTACCAAGATTCAGTTTTGGGGAATTATTTTCGCCGGATTCATTGTTTACATTATTTGGGGAGTTGTTTTCGATTTTGTAATGAAGGAACATAGAGAAAAAGATAAGATCAAAAGTGAACAGGAAATCAGACAAAAAACAGTGCTTTCACTTACAGAAAAAATCAACACTTTGAAAAAAGAAATTGAGGAAATTCTCGCCAACATCGGAAATACAAAAGAGCTCATTATCAAAACACGAGGCAGAATTGAAGAATTGCAGAATATTATTGACGGTGTTATTATCCCAACCAAAGATTATAAATTATATGCTTCTGAATATGTTCAGGGCTGGGTAACCTTTATTGGCGAAAAAATAGCAGTTTCAAAAACGGAAAAGCAGACCATGATCGATGATTGTATTTCCACCTACAACACGAATCTGGAAGCCGTAGGAGCCAATTCAGACAATCAAAACTTAGTTTATTTATCATCTTTATAAATCACAAATTATGAAAAAAATATTCTATTTATTTATGATAATTTCGTTGATTTCTTGTTGTAAAAAAGAACCTAAAATAAGAGATGATGATAAAAAAGATACAATTATTCCTGATCCAAATAACATCAATATCAGTATTTTAATTGATTTATCAGACAGAATAGATCCTGAAACCAATCCGAATCCTACGATGCAGTATTTCCAGAGAGACACAGAATACATCAAGGCTATTGAAAAGGGGTTTTTAAATCATATTAAATCCAAAAAGATCATTACCTACGACGATCAGATGCAGGTTTTCTTCAATCCAGAACCTTTAGATCCAAAAATGAATGAGTTTACCAAAGAACTGAAAGTTTCTTTTAACAAAAATACCGAAAGAAATTATTTCGATTCTGTTGATAAAAAATATGCTGATTTACCTTTAAATATTTATCAATCAGCCATCCATGACGGAAATTATGTTGGTTCAGATATTTGGGAGTTCTTCAAAAATAAAGTGAAAGATTATTGTATAAAGGATGATCGCAGAAATATTTTATTCATTTTGACAGATGGATATATGTATCATGAAAATACAAAATTTGAAGAAGAAAACAAAACGTCTTATCTTACTACCAAATTGATAAAAGCCAATAATCTTACCACTTCTGATTTTAAAAATGTCGTCACTAAAAATGGTTATGGATTTGTAAAGGCCAATGATAATCTCAGCAATCTTGAAGTGATCGTTTTAGGAATCAATCCTGAAAAAGGAAATCCTTTTGAAGAAGGTGTCATCAAAGAATACTGGGAAAACTGGTTCAAAGAAATGAAAATCAAGAATTATCAGATAAAATCGGCTGATCTCCCATCGAATCTTGAGCCTATTATTTTAAAAGCTATTTCCGGAAAATAAAAACACTCCATATATTTAACCATTAAAAAAGCGAAGATTAATTTCCTCGCTTTTCTTTATTTTCTCAACATTTCCGTGTGCGGAATGTCATCTTCCAAATATTTTTTTCCTGTATCTACAAATCCAAAATCGGAATAGAATTTCAATAAATAATCCTGTGCAGAAATCCTTATTTCAGAAGTGTAAAAACGGTTTTCAATGATTTCAACAGCATATTTTATCAACAGTTTTCCAAGGCTTTTCCCTCTCGCTTTTTCTGTCGTTAATACTCTTCCTAAAGAAGTTTCGTTATATTTAATTCCCTTATCAAAAATACGGCAGTATGCCAGAACATCTCCATTTTCTTCTGCCCAGATGTGAATCGCTTTTTGGTCATAATTATCCAAATCCGGATAAGGACAGTTTTGTTCGATCACAAAAACATCGATTCTTGCTTTTAAAACAGCGTACAATTCAGAAACGGTAAATTCTTCGAAAGTTTTAATTTTCCAAATAGTATTACTCCTCAAAATTTACACTGTTATTGGTTAAAAATTCGTTTGTTTTTTGGATGAAATCCAGGATTTCGTCGCCACCTGTTTTCTTTTCTGCAGAAGTCACATAGATTTCCGGAAGATCTTCCCATGTTTTGTGAAGTTCAGCCTTATAATTTTCTACATTTTTAATGACAATATTCGGTTTCAGCTTATCAACTTTTGTAAAAACAATTGAAAAAGGAACACCACTTTCGCCACACCACTGGATAAATTCCAAATCAATCTGTTGCGGAGTATGTCTTGAATCTATCAAAACAAAAAGATTAACCAAATTTTTCCTGTTTAAAATATAATTGGTGATCAGTTTCTCAAAATCTTTTCGGATTGACTTTGAAACTTTTGCATACCCATATCCCGGTAAATCGGTCAAGTACCAACTTTCATTGACTAAAAAATGATTAATAAGCTGCGTTTTCCCCGGAGTTCCGGACGTTTTAGCCAAATCCTTATGATTCATCATTGCATTTATCAGTGATGATTTGCCAACATTAGATCTTCCGATAAAAGCATATTCGGCCATAGTAGGCTCCGGGCACTCTTGCCATTTTCCGCTGCTCTTTACAAATGTTGCTGTTTTAATAACCATTTTCTTGAATATTTATTAGAAAAATAAACCATTAAGAAAAGCTCCTAATGGTTATTTATATTTTATTTTAAACTTTATCTTTTACCCAGCTGTAGAGAATTTCGTTGAATTCATCAGGTTTCTCCATCATCGCTGCGTGGCCGCATTTGTCTATCCAGAAAAGCTCAGAATTCGGAATAAACTTATGCATATCTTCCGCCACTTCCGGAGGAGTGACATTATCCTGTTTTCCCCAGATCAAACATGTCGGTGTTTTAATCTTAGGAAGATCATGCAGCATATTGTGTTTGATGGCGCTTCTTGCTAACATAACGGTTTTAATTCCTTTCATCCTGTCATTCACAACACCAAAAACTTCATCTACCAATTCTTCAGTGGCAACAGATGGATCATAAAAAACCTCTTCTGTTTTCTTTCTTATATATGAACGGTCATTTTTTCTCGGAAAACTATCTCCGAAAGTTCTTTCGTACAATCCTGAACTTCCCGTAAGAACAAGATTATTAACCAAATCCGGTCTTGCCAAAGTTAAAATCAGTCCTACATGACCTCCCATTGAGTTCCCTACAATTGTTACAGGTTTTCCAATGTTGCTTTCTATAAACTTGATAATATATTTCGCAATGGTTGTAAGATTCGTATTGAGTACCGGCAAATCGTAGATCGGCAACTGAGGAACATATACTTTGAAACCTCTGTCTGAAAAAAAATCTACCATCTTATCGAAATTACTCAATCCACCCATTAACCCGTGCAACAGCACCAATGGATGTCCTTCTCCCGCCTCAACAAAAGTATATTTCTTTTCTTTTTTTGTACTAAATATCATAAAATGCCTTAATAAAGCCTTGCAAAAATACAAATTAAACCTCAAAAATATTTTGATTACCCTAATTTAAAATAAAAATAATATAATAAGCCCCATTTTAACTTTTTTTTTGAAAATCTCTTTATTATGGAGCAAATAACACCTTTTTCAATTCTCAACATATCAAATACTTAGATAGCAAAATCTAAATCTTTAATAAAACTTATTAACATTGAGTCAAAAAGTGGGAAAAAGTGGGCGATTTTGGAAATTATTATATAAATTTGTCCCAAATGAAAAGTTTCATTGGAACATATGAGTGTAAAATTGACGACAAAGGCCGTTTAAAAGTTCCTTCATCTCTTATCAAACAGATGGAAGACTTCGAAGACAGGGCATTTGTAGTCAAAAGATCTGTGTTCCAACCTTGTCTGGAAGTTTACCCTATGAATGCTTGGGATAAAGTGATGAGCAAGATTAACAAACTGAACAGATTTATTAAAAAGAATGCTGATTTCATTAGAATGTTTACGGCAGGAGTAAAAACTGTAGAATTGGATAATGCAGGAAGATTGCAGATTTCAAAAGACCTGACACATTTCGCAACCCTTCAGAAAGATGTTGTGATTACAAGTGCAGGAGAATTATTTGAAATTTGGGATAAAGAAGCGTATGAGAAAGTAATTTCTACCAATGAAGTTGATTTTGCAAGCCTTGCCGAAGATGTAATGGGAGCTTTCGAGGAAGAATAACCACGCCATAAAAAGCGTAAAAAAACACAATTTAGACATGTATCATAACCCCGTTTTACTGAAGCAAAGTGTTGATGATTTGGTAACGAATCCGGACGGAACATACGTGGACTGTACTTTTGGTGGCGGAGGTCACTCAAGAGAAATATTGAGCAGGCTTTCTGAAAAAGGAAGATTGTTCGGTTTTGATCAGGACTTAGATGCTCTTAAAAATACAATTGATGACCCGAGATTTACATTAATCAATCAGAATTTCAGATTTCTGGAAAACTCTTTATTGATGTATGGAATTCCTCAGGTGGACGGAGTTTTGGCTGATCTAGGAGTTTCTTCTCATCAGTTTGACGAAGCAGACAGAGGTTTTTCTACAAGAAGTAATGCTCCTTTGGACATGAGAATGAACGTGATGCAGAGTCTTGATGCCAAAAGAGTAATCAACGACTATGAAGAAGATCAGCTTGCTGACATTTTTTATTATTACGGTGAACTGAGAGAAGCAAGAAAACTGGCAAGAGATATTGTTCATCATAGAAAGATTAAAACTATCAATACGACAGAAGATCTGAAAAAATTATTCAGTTTTCTTCCGCCGCATAAGGTAAATAAGTTTTACGCCCAGTTATTTCAGGCGATAAGAATTGAAGTAAATCAGGAACTTGAAGTTTTAAAAGAAATGCTTGTTCAGGCATACAATATTTTAAAACCGGAAGGAAGATTGGTTGTCATTTCTTATCATTCTCTGGAAGATAGATTGGTAAAAAGATTTTTGAAAAACGGAATGTTTGAGGGTGAGCCTCAGAGAGACATTTACGGCAATTATCAAAAAACTTTTGAATTGGTTAAAAGTAAAGCGATTGTCCCGGACGATAAAGAAATCGAAGAAAACTCCAGAGCAAGGAGCGCAAAAATGAGAATAGGAATTAAAGTATAAATAAGTAAAGCCAGTGGCAAAAAGAACAACAAATCGTCCTCAGAAGAGATTAACTTTTATAGATATTATAAAAGGAAATTTCCTGAACCGTGATGAGATAAAAGTACATTACAGGTACTTTTTGCTGTTGTTTGTGCTAATGATGGCAATGATTTTCAGCAATCACCTTGTCAACAAGAAAATTAAAATTGTTAACGCTTTAAAAGAAGAAACAGAAGAATATAAATCTAGAAATGCTTACGCCCAAAGTAAGCTGATAAAAGTAAAAATGGAATCAGAATTGGGGAAAGAAGTTGCAAAAGACTCTTTGATGACTTTGGAAAATCATCCTCATAAATTGCTAATAAAACTGGATAGTACAGATGCAAAAGCCAAGTGAATACGACAACAAACGTAAAAATACGTTAAGATGGGGCTACCTCTTCGCAGTGGTGGCTTTGTGCGTGTTTGTAATGTTCCTGGCAAGAATTGTAATTCTGCAAAACACCAATGTTCAGGAGATTAAAGACGATTACATTAATAAAAATTATCGTACAGCGACCCTAAAAGCAGCTCGTGGGAATTTATTCGCTTCAGACGGCTCTATTTTGGCAACAACGGTGATGCGTTATGACATTTATCTTGATTTCAAAACAATGAAAGACTCTGTTTACATCAATAACATTGGTGCTTTAACAGATTCTTTAAGCAAGATGTTCGGAAAACCGAGAGGCGAATTCAGAAAGAAATTCGACGAACAAAGACACAAAAAAAACCAATACTATACTTTGGCTAAAGGGCTGGATTTTGATCAATATGACAGAATCAGAAAATTCCCGATCTTCAAAAGAGGTAAAAATAAAGGTGGTTTTATCGTTGACAGAAACTACAAAAGAGAACTCGCAACTTCAGAAATCGGAGCCGGAACCATCGGAATGGATGACGGTGAACATAAGGCAGGATTAGAAGGTGCTTTTTCAAAATATTTAAAAGGAACCGACGGCAAAAGATTAGAACAAAGAATCAATTCATCTCAATGGAAACCAATTGATTTCTGGAAAGTTCAGGAACCGGTAGACGGCGAGGATGTTTATACTACTTTAGATCTTAGAATTCAAGATATTGCACATTCTGCTCTTCAAAAACAACTTATCAATTTCGAAGCAAAACATGGAACGGTGGTCGTTATGGAAGTCGCAACCGGAAAAGTCCGCGCTTTGGTTAACTTAAGAAGAGACGATGACGGAAACTATGTGGATTCATACAATTATGCCTTAAAAGACAATATCGAACCGGGTTCTACTTTTAAAACCATTTCCTTATTGGCAGCAATGGACGATGGTTTCATCGATGAAAATACAACAGTAAACGTAGGGAACGGAGTTTGGGTTTATGCAAAACAGAGAATTTCTGACGGTCACGGTGGTGGAACTTATGACATTAGTGATGTTTTGGCAAAATCAAGTAACGTAGGAACAGCGAAGCTAATTACAAAGTATTACGCAGAAAAGCCTCAGATTTTCCTTGATCATTTAAGACGCTGGAAATTATTCGATAAAATGGAGCTCGAACTTCCGGGAATCACAAAACCGAAGATCGTAACTCCAGACAATAAAAGATGGAATGCGGCAACCTTAGCTTCAATTGGTTACGGATATTCTTCAAATATCAATTTATTACAATTAACAACTTTCTACAACGGAGTTGCTAATGGTGGTAAAATGCTAAAACCCCTGTTCATCGATAAAATCATGAAAGACGGAAAGGTAATGTATAATGCAAAACCTGAAGTAATGGTTGAAAAAATGGCTTCTGAAAAAGCAATTAAAATGATGACCAGCGCTTTAACAAAAGCCGTTGAAAAAGGAACAGGAAAAAGTATTTTCACGCCAAACTTAAAAATGGCAGGGAAAACAGGAACTGCAAGATTTGAATATTGGCTACCCGGCCCTATGAAATATCGCGCTTCATTCGCAGGCTTTTATCCTGCTGATAATCCGAAATATACATGTTATGTGATGATCAGTGAGCCCAACACGGCAAAAGGATTTTACGGAGCTACAGTTTCGGCACCGGTGTTTAAAGAAATTGCAGGAAAAACCTTCCTGAAAACACCACAAAATATTGAAAAAGAAATGCTTGTTGACAAAAAGGTAAACCTAAATAAAATGGTTGAACCTAATGTGAAAGTAGCAGTTAATAATAAACAAATGCCAAGCGTAGTTGGATTAATCGGTAAAAATGTAATCCCTCAATTGGAAAACTTAGGATATCGTGTTGATTTTAAAGGAGTAGGAAGAATAAGAGAACAATTCCCGCTAGAAGGCACAACAATTAGTAAAAATCAGAGAATTTATTTGTCTCTGCAGAATTAAGCAAGAGTTCTGAACAGACAATTTAGAATAGAATAGGTTGAAATCCTATTAAAAAATAGAGAAATGCAATTAATTGAATTATTAAAAAGAATTCCAGTTTTAGAAATTCACGGTGATAACACCTGTGAGGTTTACGAATTGGTTTTCGACAGCAGAAAGGTAACGGAAGGCTCTTTGTATATCGCAATGAGAGGTACGGTTGTGGATGGACATTCATTTATTGCATCTTCCGTTGAAAAGGGGGCAAAAGCAATCGTTTGTGAAGAATTTCCTGAAAATCTGGATGCGAATATTACATACGTCAAAGTAAAAGATTCTTCTAAGACTTTGGGGCAATTAGCTTCTAATTTCTACGGAAACCCTTCTGAAAAATTAAAATTAATTGGAGTTACAGGAACGAATGGAAAAACTTCTGTTTCTACGTTGCTTTTTGATGTTTTTAAAAATTTAGGTTATGATTCAGCTTTGCTTTCTACGGTTGAAATCAGAATCGGAGATAAAATAATTCCGGCAACCCATACGACTCCGGATGTTATTACAATCAATAAAATTTTAGCTCAGGCTGTTGAAGAAGGCTGTGATTTTGCTTTCATGGAAGTAAGCTCTCACGGGATTTCTCAAAACAGGATTGAAGGGCTTCATTTTAAAATTGCAGGTTTTACCAACCTTACACACGATCATTTAGATTATCATAAAACTTTTGATGAGTATTTAAAAACAAAGAAAAGATTTTTTGATCAGTTAGAAGATACAGCTGTTGTCATTACAAATGTTGATGATAAAAACGGAAATGTCATGCTTCAAAACACAAAAGCAACAAAAAAGTCTTACGCTTTGAAGACAATGGCAGATTTTCACGGAAAGTTACTGGAAGTTGATTTCAACGGAATGTTATTGAATTTTAATGGAAAAGAATTCTGGACAACGTTAACAGGCAAATTTAATGTTTACAATTTACTGTTGGTTTTTGGGATTGCTTCTGAACTTGGTTTTGAACAGGACGAAATTCTTCAGGCAATCAGCAAATTAAAAAGAGTGTCCGGAAGATTTGAAACTTTCAAATCAGATGGCGGAATTTTCTTTATTGTTGATTATGCACACACTCCGGATGCCTTGGAAAACATTCTGGACAGCATTAACGACATTAGAACAAAAAACGAAAGATTAATTACCGTTTTCGGTTGTGGAGGCGACAGAGACCATTCAAAAAGACCCGAAATGGGAAATATTGCTTCAAAAAAATCAACATTGGCAATTATTACTTCCGACAACCCGCGAACGGAAGATCCGGCGCAGATCATAAAAGAAATTGAAGCAGGTGTCGAACCTCAGTATTATAGCAAATATACCTCAATTCCTGACAGAAGAGAGGCAATAAAAATGGCAATAAAGTTTGCCGAACCAAAGGATATTGTTTTGGTCGCCGGAAAAGGTCACGAAAACTATCAGGAGATAAATGGTGTAAAACATCATTTTGACGATAAAGAAGTAATTAATGAGCTTTGGAAGTTAATGAGTAAATAGTTTGATTTAACCATTTAAAAAAGAAACATGTTATATTATCTATACGAATATCTTACGAACCACGGAATTCATGTTCCTGGGCTTGGAATGTTAAAATACATTTCTTTCCGCGCAGGAATGGCAGTTCTGTTGTCGTTAACCATCGCTCTTGTTTACGGTAAAAGAATCATTAACTATCTGAGAGCAAAACAGATGGGAGAATTGGTACGTGATCTTGGATTAGACGGGCAAAAACAAAAAGAAGGAACCCCTACAATGGGAGGTTTTATCATCATTTTAGCTACGCTCATTCCTGTTTTGTTATTTACAAGAATTACCAATGTTTATATTGTTCTTTTAATTGTTACTGTCATTTGGATGGGAACTATTGGTTTTATAGACGATTATTTAAAAAAGGTTAAGAAAAATAAAGACGGTTTAAGCGGGAAACTTAAGGTTGTAGGACAGGTCGGTTTAGGACTAATTGTCGGAGTTACAATGTATTTCCATCCGGACATTACGGTTAAAAGAAAATATGCCGATGCAAAAGTGGTTAACCGGAATAATGTAGAGCAGAACTTTATGCCTACAGAAAAAATTGCCGTTTCTACAGTTCCCTTTGCTAAAAATAATGAATTCGACTATAGCGGAATGCTATTTTGGATGAATGATAAAG
Proteins encoded in this region:
- a CDS encoding penicillin-binding transpeptidase domain-containing protein, which produces MQKPSEYDNKRKNTLRWGYLFAVVALCVFVMFLARIVILQNTNVQEIKDDYINKNYRTATLKAARGNLFASDGSILATTVMRYDIYLDFKTMKDSVYINNIGALTDSLSKMFGKPRGEFRKKFDEQRHKKNQYYTLAKGLDFDQYDRIRKFPIFKRGKNKGGFIVDRNYKRELATSEIGAGTIGMDDGEHKAGLEGAFSKYLKGTDGKRLEQRINSSQWKPIDFWKVQEPVDGEDVYTTLDLRIQDIAHSALQKQLINFEAKHGTVVVMEVATGKVRALVNLRRDDDGNYVDSYNYALKDNIEPGSTFKTISLLAAMDDGFIDENTTVNVGNGVWVYAKQRISDGHGGGTYDISDVLAKSSNVGTAKLITKYYAEKPQIFLDHLRRWKLFDKMELELPGITKPKIVTPDNKRWNAATLASIGYGYSSNINLLQLTTFYNGVANGGKMLKPLFIDKIMKDGKVMYNAKPEVMVEKMASEKAIKMMTSALTKAVEKGTGKSIFTPNLKMAGKTGTARFEYWLPGPMKYRASFAGFYPADNPKYTCYVMISEPNTAKGFYGATVSAPVFKEIAGKTFLKTPQNIEKEMLVDKKVNLNKMVEPNVKVAVNNKQMPSVVGLIGKNVIPQLENLGYRVDFKGVGRIREQFPLEGTTISKNQRIYLSLQN
- a CDS encoding UDP-N-acetylmuramoyl-L-alanyl-D-glutamate--2,6-diaminopimelate ligase is translated as MQLIELLKRIPVLEIHGDNTCEVYELVFDSRKVTEGSLYIAMRGTVVDGHSFIASSVEKGAKAIVCEEFPENLDANITYVKVKDSSKTLGQLASNFYGNPSEKLKLIGVTGTNGKTSVSTLLFDVFKNLGYDSALLSTVEIRIGDKIIPATHTTPDVITINKILAQAVEEGCDFAFMEVSSHGISQNRIEGLHFKIAGFTNLTHDHLDYHKTFDEYLKTKKRFFDQLEDTAVVITNVDDKNGNVMLQNTKATKKSYALKTMADFHGKLLEVDFNGMLLNFNGKEFWTTLTGKFNVYNLLLVFGIASELGFEQDEILQAISKLKRVSGRFETFKSDGGIFFIVDYAHTPDALENILDSINDIRTKNERLITVFGCGGDRDHSKRPEMGNIASKKSTLAIITSDNPRTEDPAQIIKEIEAGVEPQYYSKYTSIPDRREAIKMAIKFAEPKDIVLVAGKGHENYQEINGVKHHFDDKEVINELWKLMSK
- the mraY gene encoding phospho-N-acetylmuramoyl-pentapeptide-transferase produces the protein MLYYLYEYLTNHGIHVPGLGMLKYISFRAGMAVLLSLTIALVYGKRIINYLRAKQMGELVRDLGLDGQKQKEGTPTMGGFIIILATLIPVLLFTRITNVYIVLLIVTVIWMGTIGFIDDYLKKVKKNKDGLSGKLKVVGQVGLGLIVGVTMYFHPDITVKRKYADAKVVNRNNVEQNFMPTEKIAVSTVPFAKNNEFDYSGMLFWMNDKDAHEWAWIVFIPIVIFIVTAVSNGANITDGIDGLAAGTSTVILLTLAFFTYVSGNIIFADYLNIMFLPNMGETTIFVVAMVGAVIGFFWYNTYPAQVFMGDTGSLMLGGVIAVLAIILRKELMIPILCGIFLIENISVMLQVIVFKYRKRKFGLEYAQNNRLFRMSPLHHHYQKGGFHESKIVNRMIIIGVMLAIVCLITLKMR